The following proteins are encoded in a genomic region of Chryseobacterium shigense:
- the tilS gene encoding tRNA lysidine(34) synthetase TilS yields the protein MEKFSFKNQLEKLVRNPENHSYLLAVSGGADSMVLASLFQCLGFTYQVAHINYRLRGEDSDLDQKTVQDFCEKNHVPFHLYQVSEKDKKPENSIQLWAREIRYSFFREIREQENLEFLVTAHHLNDQLETFIINLSKASGINGLSGIPADRNNVLRPLLHFSKKEIYEYAEENGIHFREDLSNKKNDYLRNKIRNEIVPGLLETNEHFLENFKKSSSYLNQTRDFVEKQIAEIENKITLFNPEHKILSKDKLSKESAFVQFEILKKYGFDQEEEIPKIFSSENGSSFFSKDYQLIINRDELIFINKDKKQETVHEILLAENFDFSKNQMSISLENTIENIEGINNSFEWYFDAAKLQFPLRLRKQQDGDEFYPAGFSGKKKVSKFFRDEKLSILARPKIWILCDSNNSVLGIIPFRQDRRYANDEKTQRILKILMKRKNEI from the coding sequence TTGGAAAAATTCAGTTTTAAAAATCAGCTTGAAAAGCTTGTCAGGAATCCGGAAAATCACAGCTATCTTCTGGCTGTAAGTGGTGGTGCCGATTCAATGGTTCTGGCCTCTCTTTTTCAGTGTTTAGGGTTTACCTACCAGGTGGCGCACATCAATTACAGACTCAGAGGTGAAGATTCCGATCTGGATCAGAAGACGGTTCAGGATTTTTGTGAGAAAAATCATGTTCCGTTTCATCTTTACCAGGTTTCGGAAAAAGATAAAAAGCCTGAAAACTCTATCCAGCTTTGGGCAAGGGAAATCCGTTACAGTTTTTTCAGAGAAATCCGGGAGCAGGAAAACCTTGAATTTCTTGTTACCGCCCATCATCTGAATGACCAGCTGGAGACCTTCATCATCAATCTTTCCAAAGCTTCCGGGATCAATGGACTGAGTGGAATTCCGGCAGACAGGAACAATGTACTGCGTCCGCTTTTACATTTTTCAAAAAAAGAAATTTACGAATACGCTGAAGAAAACGGGATTCATTTCAGGGAAGATCTCTCCAACAAAAAAAATGATTATTTAAGAAATAAAATCAGGAACGAAATAGTTCCCGGCCTCTTAGAAACAAACGAGCATTTCCTTGAAAATTTTAAAAAGAGTTCTTCTTATTTAAATCAAACCAGAGATTTTGTAGAAAAACAGATCGCAGAGATTGAAAACAAGATTACTTTATTTAACCCGGAGCATAAAATCTTATCAAAAGACAAACTGAGCAAGGAAAGTGCTTTTGTACAGTTTGAAATTTTAAAGAAATACGGGTTCGATCAGGAAGAGGAAATTCCCAAAATCTTCAGTTCGGAAAACGGCAGTTCTTTTTTTTCAAAAGATTACCAGCTCATAATCAACCGTGATGAGTTAATTTTCATCAATAAAGATAAAAAACAGGAAACCGTACATGAAATTCTTCTGGCTGAGAATTTTGATTTCTCTAAAAACCAGATGAGCATCAGCCTTGAAAATACGATTGAAAATATTGAAGGAATCAATAACAGTTTTGAATGGTATTTTGATGCCGCGAAACTTCAGTTCCCACTGCGATTAAGAAAACAGCAGGATGGTGACGAGTTTTATCCGGCAGGATTTTCAGGGAAAAAGAAAGTTTCCAAGTTTTTTAGGGACGAAAAATTATCTATTTTAGCGAGGCCAAAAATCTGGATCCTGTGCGACAGCAACAATTCTGTACTCGGAATTATACCTTTCAGACAGGACAGGCGATATGCAAATGATGAGAAAACGCAACGTATTCTCAAAATTTTAATGAAAAGAAAAAATGAAATTTAG
- a CDS encoding OmpA family protein, translating to MKIIKILGIAAMALGLTSCVSKKQYDALSSNYKQCIENIGERQREIQDLKSQNSALSGENNLLKSQHDALKSSLDACLANTGKSSANIDKLVGEINASNSYIKQLISSNAKNDSLNLALSNKLKRSLDNVADDDVQVKVLKGVVMISLSDKMLYKTGDYNILPAAQEVLGKVAKVINDYDKYSVLIEGNTDNAPLSSPNLPRDNWDLSALRGTAIAKVLQTQFGVDPARITAGGRSEYNPKATNMSVSGRAENRRTEIIIMPKLDEFMKLMDITPKK from the coding sequence ATGAAGATTATTAAAATTTTAGGAATTGCTGCAATGGCGTTGGGGCTGACTTCTTGTGTCAGTAAAAAGCAGTATGATGCATTAAGTTCAAACTATAAGCAATGTATTGAAAATATCGGGGAAAGACAAAGAGAGATCCAGGATTTAAAATCTCAGAACTCTGCATTGTCAGGTGAAAATAATCTTTTAAAAAGCCAGCACGATGCTTTAAAATCATCTTTGGATGCGTGCCTTGCAAATACAGGAAAAAGCTCTGCTAATATTGATAAACTGGTTGGAGAGATCAATGCTTCAAACTCATATATCAAACAGCTGATCTCAAGTAATGCTAAAAATGACAGTTTGAATCTTGCGCTGTCTAACAAGCTTAAAAGATCTCTTGATAATGTAGCTGACGATGATGTACAGGTGAAAGTATTGAAAGGAGTGGTAATGATCTCACTTTCAGACAAAATGTTATATAAAACAGGTGATTACAATATATTGCCTGCTGCTCAGGAAGTTTTAGGGAAAGTAGCTAAAGTAATTAATGATTATGATAAATACTCTGTACTGATTGAAGGTAATACAGATAATGCTCCTTTAAGCTCTCCTAATCTGCCAAGAGATAACTGGGATCTTTCTGCATTGAGAGGTACGGCTATTGCTAAGGTACTTCAGACTCAATTTGGAGTGGATCCTGCAAGAATTACCGCAGGAGGACGTTCTGAATACAATCCTAAAGCAACCAACATGAGTGTTTCGGGAAGAGCAGAAAACAGGAGAACGGAAATCATCATTATGCCGAAGCTTGATGAATTCATGAAGTTAATGGATATTACTCCTAAGAAATAA
- a CDS encoding O-methyltransferase produces the protein MSFFEEKNPEMDRYLETHASSEPEILKKLRRETYQKTTQPHMISGYQQGRLLTIISQMIQPENILEIGTFTGYATLCLTTGLAKNGRITTLDVNEDLAYLPKKYFEESEYAAQIDFKLQDAKEFLRETDEIFDLVFIDADKENYAEYFRLIKPRTKSGSVVMFDNVLWYGKVLEENPKQKSTQVIKELNDLIAKDDDFENLILPLRDGVNFLRRK, from the coding sequence ATGAGCTTTTTTGAAGAAAAAAATCCGGAAATGGACAGGTATCTGGAAACACATGCTTCCTCGGAACCTGAAATTCTGAAAAAACTGAGAAGAGAGACCTATCAGAAAACCACACAGCCGCATATGATATCAGGATATCAGCAGGGAAGGCTTTTAACCATTATTTCCCAGATGATACAGCCTGAAAACATACTGGAAATTGGGACTTTTACAGGATATGCCACACTTTGCCTCACAACAGGACTGGCTAAAAACGGACGAATTACAACTCTGGATGTGAATGAAGATCTTGCTTACCTGCCGAAAAAATATTTTGAAGAGAGTGAATATGCAGCACAGATTGATTTTAAGCTTCAGGATGCTAAAGAATTCTTAAGAGAGACTGATGAAATTTTTGATCTGGTCTTTATAGATGCTGATAAAGAAAATTATGCAGAATATTTCAGACTTATCAAGCCCAGAACAAAATCAGGGTCGGTAGTTATGTTTGATAATGTTTTATGGTACGGAAAAGTGCTGGAAGAAAATCCTAAACAGAAATCTACACAGGTTATTAAAGAACTGAATGATTTGATCGCAAAAGACGATGATTTTGAAAATCTTATTTTACCTTTGCGGGATGGAGTAAACTTCCTTCGCAGGAAGTAA
- a CDS encoding C40 family peptidase — translation MDKGICNVTVAPVRAENSDKAEIVTEILFGESADILEVNKNWTRIKMHYDGYEGWMDTKQLKPVTDEELAERKVTVVTEDFSSVLMNDGKILLSMGSEVEFPVVASRRSHDLRESIALTAKEFLNVPYLWGGKSFFAIDCSGFTQLVYKIHDIKLPRDTYQQAEVGEPLTFVEESQPGDLAFFENPEGRIIHVGIMLDNQRIIHASGKVRIDTLDSTGIFNKEMNKHTHKLRVIKNVL, via the coding sequence ATGGATAAAGGAATTTGCAATGTTACAGTAGCACCCGTTCGCGCAGAAAATTCTGATAAGGCGGAAATTGTTACGGAAATACTGTTTGGAGAAAGCGCTGATATTCTGGAGGTAAATAAAAACTGGACCAGGATAAAAATGCATTATGACGGATATGAAGGATGGATGGATACCAAACAGCTGAAGCCTGTAACAGACGAAGAACTGGCTGAAAGAAAAGTTACCGTAGTTACTGAAGATTTTTCCTCAGTACTGATGAATGACGGAAAAATCCTTTTATCCATGGGTTCCGAGGTGGAATTTCCTGTTGTGGCTTCAAGAAGAAGTCATGATCTTCGTGAAAGTATAGCTTTAACGGCAAAAGAATTCCTTAATGTACCTTATTTATGGGGTGGTAAAAGCTTTTTTGCTATAGACTGCTCAGGTTTTACGCAGCTTGTTTATAAAATTCATGATATTAAATTACCGAGAGATACTTATCAGCAGGCAGAAGTAGGAGAGCCTTTGACTTTTGTTGAGGAAAGCCAGCCCGGCGATTTAGCTTTCTTTGAAAATCCTGAAGGCAGAATCATTCACGTAGGAATTATGCTCGACAATCAGAGAATCATTCACGCTTCAGGAAAAGTGAGAATAGATACCCTTGATTCTACCGGGATCTTTAACAAAGAAATGAATAAACATACCCATAAACTGAGAGTGATTAAAAACGTACTTTAG